Proteins encoded together in one Paracidovorax wautersii window:
- a CDS encoding surface-adhesin E family protein → MLRHVAIACVSLLCAGAAWSDEWFTVHGYPNQPEDDLVEVNPTAVDMSGQQVVSLRVSRKDVRTSFQGHRYRSYFGTAVIDCTARRGWYLANRYYLQPMWGGPVTAEESFRPGEAPVAFKDMPGDAARKIVQAACSRKARS, encoded by the coding sequence TTGCTGCGCCACGTTGCCATTGCCTGCGTTTCGTTGCTGTGTGCCGGCGCGGCCTGGAGCGATGAGTGGTTCACCGTTCACGGGTATCCGAACCAGCCCGAAGACGATCTGGTCGAGGTCAACCCCACGGCCGTCGACATGAGCGGGCAGCAGGTGGTGTCGTTGCGTGTTTCCCGCAAGGACGTGCGCACCAGCTTCCAGGGGCATCGGTACCGCTCCTACTTCGGTACGGCAGTGATCGATTGCACCGCCCGCCGCGGCTGGTATCTGGCCAACCGTTACTACCTACAACCGATGTGGGGCGGACCGGTGACGGCCGAGGAGTCTTTCCGCCCCGGCGAGGCCCCCGTGGCTTTCAAAGACATGCCCGGAGATGCCGCCCGCAAGATCGTGCAGGCGGCCTGCAGCCGGAAGGCGCGCTCCTGA
- a CDS encoding response regulator codes for MANILVVDDELGIRDLLSEILNDEGHSVDLAENATQARNARAANSYDLVLLDIWMPDTDGVSLLKEWAMAGTLKMPVIMMSGHATIDTAVEATRIGAFSFLEKPITLQKLLKAVEQGLARNTASQQAPALAPPPPAAAAAPAAEGAPSHALPAVPPPVTATIDPGPLSHQGFDLDRPLREARDGFEKAYFEFHLAREGGSMTRVAEKTGLERTHLYRKLRQLGVDLGRNKRG; via the coding sequence ATGGCAAATATTTTGGTGGTCGACGACGAACTGGGTATCCGGGATCTGTTGTCGGAAATTCTGAACGACGAAGGCCACAGCGTGGATCTCGCCGAGAACGCCACCCAGGCGCGCAACGCCCGTGCCGCGAACAGCTACGACCTGGTGCTGCTGGACATCTGGATGCCCGACACCGATGGCGTGTCGCTGCTCAAGGAGTGGGCCATGGCGGGCACGCTCAAGATGCCGGTGATCATGATGAGCGGCCATGCCACCATCGACACTGCCGTCGAAGCCACCCGCATCGGCGCCTTCTCCTTCCTCGAGAAGCCCATCACCCTGCAGAAGCTGCTCAAGGCCGTAGAGCAAGGCCTGGCCCGCAACACCGCCAGCCAGCAGGCTCCCGCCCTCGCTCCGCCGCCGCCTGCCGCGGCGGCCGCACCCGCTGCCGAGGGTGCCCCATCCCATGCGCTGCCCGCGGTGCCTCCCCCCGTGACCGCGACCATCGATCCCGGGCCGCTGTCTCACCAAGGGTTCGATCTCGACCGCCCCCTGCGTGAAGCCCGGGACGGCTTCGAAAAGGCCTACTTCGAATTCCATCTTGCCCGCGAAGGTGGCTCCATGACCCGTGTGGCCGAGAAGACGGGCCTGGAACGCACCCACCTGTACCGCAAGCTGCGCCAACTGGGCGTGGACCTGGGCCGCAACAAGCGCGGCTGA
- a CDS encoding tyrosine-protein phosphatase produces the protein MDAFTRSLKLSGASNFRDLGGYVGLDGRPVRWRRIFRSDHLAALTPQDTALLASLQLSRAFDFRGAAERTALAYTLPDVAYHALSIEPTVVQRAKDMALAGQQISAAIAVELMQDTYRAFVNDNTEQFATLFAHLLADDAPLVFHCTAGKDRTGFAAALILSALGVPRDVVMQDYLLTNTLYLRPAGLAGHTPEEVLNVLWRVQEEFLEAALHAVDHDHGGMQRYLAERLRVGPAELRRLAALYLQPAAG, from the coding sequence ATGGATGCATTCACCCGTTCGCTCAAGCTGTCCGGAGCCAGCAATTTCCGCGACCTCGGAGGCTATGTGGGGCTCGATGGCCGGCCGGTGCGTTGGCGCCGTATCTTCCGTTCCGACCATCTGGCTGCGCTCACGCCGCAAGACACCGCGCTGCTTGCGAGCCTGCAGCTCTCGCGGGCCTTCGATTTCCGCGGCGCTGCCGAGCGCACCGCACTCGCGTACACCTTGCCCGATGTGGCCTACCACGCGCTGTCCATCGAGCCCACCGTTGTGCAACGGGCCAAGGACATGGCCCTGGCCGGCCAGCAGATCAGCGCAGCGATTGCCGTGGAGCTCATGCAGGACACGTACCGCGCCTTCGTCAACGACAACACCGAGCAGTTCGCCACGCTGTTCGCGCACCTGCTCGCCGACGACGCTCCGCTGGTGTTCCATTGCACGGCCGGCAAGGACCGCACCGGTTTCGCGGCGGCCCTCATCCTGTCCGCGCTGGGGGTCCCGCGCGATGTCGTCATGCAGGACTACCTGCTCACCAATACCCTGTACCTGCGCCCCGCCGGGTTGGCGGGCCATACCCCGGAAGAGGTGCTGAACGTGCTGTGGCGCGTGCAGGAGGAATTTCTGGAGGCGGCACTGCACGCCGTCGACCACGACCATGGCGGCATGCAGCGCTACCTCGCCGAGCGGCTGCGCGTGGGCCCGGCCGAGCTGCGGCGCCTGGCCGCGCTGTACCTGCAGCCCGCCGCGGGCTGA
- a CDS encoding ATP-binding protein — translation MAELPPDASSVRAANQSRGIRRAVGISIAVMCAIGLVLMFLLTLATNNRAMYERNYAWLLGVNIFVAVLLLAVLVWVALRLVMRLRRGRFGSRLLIKLAGIFAVVGVVPGLLIYVVSYQFVSRSIESWFDVRVEGALSAGVSLARVTLDTMAADMASKTRSASSQLAQVPDAAAGLVLERVRDELGATDVVLWSASGQFIASAGQSRFSLSPERPGQQQFRNARQQRTTFQIEGLDDITDPAAAENARVKTLVTVLSPGVGVLVEPRYLQATLPLPSALVANAIAVQEANREYQERALARGGLQRMYIGTLTLSLFLAVFGALLLAVLLGNQLARPLLMLAEGVREVASGDLRPKAVLQSRDELGGLTRSFAVMTQQLADARAAVEQSMGAVDSARANLQTILDNLTAGVIVLDAHGVVRSSNPGATRILRAPMAAYEGRPLADVPGLADFATAVQAHFENFLGDRDHHGLDHWQHPFELHSPGGGMGANGTSLVARGAELPDATRLLVFDDISEIVSAQRAQAWGEVARRLAHEIKNPLTPIQLSAERLEMKLSGKLPEPEQAILTKSVRTIVDQVDAMKRLVNEFRDYARLPAAELHALDLNALVTDILHLYGAENAQVAIEAELDPQCPPIAADAQQLRQVVHNLLQNAQDATEQAAEQAGVPPPPVRIVTRWSASSGRVRLTVADAGPGFPAHILQRAFEPYVTTKPRGTGLGLAVVKKIADEHGARIDLVNRVDDGVVRGAQVSLSFAPQHTVAS, via the coding sequence ATGGCCGAGCTGCCGCCAGACGCCTCCTCCGTGCGCGCTGCAAACCAGTCGCGCGGTATCCGCCGGGCGGTCGGCATCAGCATCGCCGTCATGTGCGCCATCGGCCTGGTGCTGATGTTCCTGCTGACGCTGGCCACCAACAACCGCGCCATGTACGAGCGCAACTATGCCTGGCTGCTGGGCGTCAACATCTTTGTGGCCGTGCTGCTGCTGGCCGTGCTGGTCTGGGTGGCGTTGCGCTTGGTGATGCGCCTGCGCCGCGGACGCTTCGGCAGCCGGCTACTCATCAAGCTGGCCGGCATCTTCGCCGTGGTGGGCGTCGTGCCGGGGCTGCTGATCTACGTGGTGTCCTACCAGTTCGTGTCCCGCTCGATCGAAAGCTGGTTCGATGTCCGCGTCGAGGGCGCACTCTCTGCAGGCGTCAGCCTGGCGCGGGTCACCCTGGACACCATGGCTGCTGACATGGCCAGCAAGACGCGGTCCGCCAGCTCGCAGCTGGCCCAGGTGCCGGATGCCGCCGCCGGCCTCGTGCTGGAGCGGGTGCGTGACGAGCTCGGCGCCACCGATGTGGTGCTGTGGAGCGCATCGGGCCAATTCATCGCCAGCGCAGGGCAGTCGCGCTTCAGCCTGAGTCCCGAGCGCCCAGGGCAGCAGCAGTTCCGCAACGCCCGCCAGCAGCGCACCACCTTCCAGATCGAAGGGCTGGACGACATCACCGATCCGGCGGCCGCCGAGAACGCGCGCGTGAAGACGCTGGTCACCGTGCTGAGCCCGGGGGTCGGCGTGCTGGTGGAGCCCCGTTACCTACAGGCCACGCTGCCCCTGCCGTCCGCGCTGGTCGCCAACGCCATCGCCGTGCAGGAGGCCAACCGCGAGTACCAGGAGAGGGCGCTGGCGCGCGGCGGATTGCAGCGCATGTACATCGGCACGCTCACGCTCAGCCTGTTTTTGGCGGTGTTCGGCGCATTGCTGCTTGCGGTGTTGCTCGGCAACCAGCTGGCACGGCCTCTGTTGATGCTGGCCGAAGGCGTGCGAGAGGTGGCCTCCGGCGACCTGCGGCCCAAGGCCGTGTTGCAGAGCCGCGATGAACTGGGTGGATTGACGCGCTCCTTCGCGGTCATGACCCAGCAATTGGCCGACGCCCGCGCTGCCGTGGAGCAGAGCATGGGAGCGGTGGATTCCGCCCGGGCCAATCTACAGACCATCCTGGACAACCTCACCGCCGGTGTCATCGTGCTGGACGCGCATGGCGTGGTCCGCTCCAGCAACCCGGGAGCCACACGCATCCTGCGCGCGCCCATGGCGGCGTACGAAGGCCGGCCGCTGGCCGACGTGCCCGGGCTGGCCGACTTCGCCACGGCGGTGCAGGCCCATTTCGAGAACTTCCTCGGCGACCGGGACCATCATGGCTTGGACCACTGGCAGCACCCGTTCGAGCTGCATTCCCCGGGCGGCGGCATGGGCGCCAACGGAACCAGCCTGGTAGCGCGGGGTGCGGAACTGCCCGATGCCACACGCCTGCTGGTGTTCGACGACATCTCGGAAATCGTGTCCGCCCAGCGCGCCCAGGCCTGGGGCGAGGTGGCACGCCGGCTGGCCCACGAAATCAAGAACCCGCTCACGCCCATCCAGCTGTCGGCGGAACGGCTGGAGATGAAACTGTCCGGCAAGCTGCCGGAGCCCGAGCAGGCCATCTTGACCAAGTCCGTGCGCACGATCGTCGACCAAGTGGATGCGATGAAACGGTTGGTCAACGAGTTCCGCGATTACGCGCGCCTGCCCGCCGCCGAACTGCACGCCCTGGATCTGAACGCGCTGGTGACCGACATCCTGCACCTGTACGGCGCCGAGAATGCCCAGGTGGCGATCGAGGCGGAGCTGGACCCGCAGTGCCCACCCATCGCCGCAGACGCCCAGCAACTGCGGCAGGTGGTCCACAACCTGCTCCAGAATGCGCAGGACGCGACCGAACAGGCCGCGGAACAGGCGGGGGTGCCGCCGCCGCCCGTGCGCATCGTTACAAGGTGGAGCGCCTCGTCAGGACGGGTGCGCCTCACGGTGGCAGACGCGGGGCCGGGCTTTCCGGCGCACATCTTGCAAAGGGCCTTCGAGCCCTACGTCACGACCAAACCCCGCGGCACCGGGCTGGGGCTGGCGGTCGTGAAAAAGATCGCTGACGAGCATGGGGCTCGCATCGATCTGGTCAACCGGGTAGACGATGGGGTGGTCCGCGGCGCGCAAGTGTCGTTATCATTCGCCCCACAACATACGGTGGCAAGTTAA
- a CDS encoding HU family DNA-binding protein yields the protein MATAKKTAAPAKKAASVKAAPVAKKAAAPAAKKAAPAKKAAAPAAKKAAAPAAKAAPAALKPLKDTFNKTTLVAHLAQQASVEPKVAKAVLAALESAILASVHKKGSGEFTLPGLLKIGLQQIPAKKKRFGKDPFTGEERWFPAKPASVKIKTRALKKLKDATV from the coding sequence ATGGCAACTGCAAAGAAAACCGCTGCACCCGCAAAGAAGGCCGCATCCGTCAAGGCTGCACCCGTAGCCAAGAAGGCCGCCGCTCCGGCCGCCAAGAAGGCCGCTCCTGCAAAGAAGGCCGCTGCTCCCGCAGCCAAGAAGGCGGCCGCCCCCGCTGCCAAGGCCGCACCCGCAGCCCTGAAGCCCCTGAAGGACACCTTCAACAAGACCACCCTGGTCGCCCACCTGGCCCAACAAGCCTCCGTGGAACCCAAGGTGGCCAAGGCAGTGCTGGCCGCACTGGAGTCGGCCATCCTGGCCTCGGTGCACAAGAAGGGCTCTGGCGAATTCACGCTGCCTGGCCTGCTGAAGATCGGCCTGCAGCAGATCCCCGCCAAGAAGAAGCGCTTCGGCAAGGACCCGTTCACGGGCGAAGAGCGCTGGTTCCCCGCCAAGCCCGCATCGGTCAAGATCAAGACCCGCGCGCTGAAGAAGCTGAAGGACGCCACGGTCTGA
- a CDS encoding enoyl-CoA hydratase/isomerase family protein, with the protein MQTPPPAPDYGRYTTLHITRRGAQGHVLDIQMKALNGKLPTAGHDGHRELAAIWRDVADDDSVRCAVLRGDGAGFSGGGDLAMVQDMTQDDAVRRRIWKEARELVYQLINCDKPIVSAMHGPAVGAGLVAGLLADISIAARSAKIVDGHTRLGVAAGDHAAIVWPLLCGMAKAKYHLLLCEPLSGEEAERIGLVSLAVPDEELLPRAYAVADRLAAGAQTAIRWTKYALNNWLRQAGPTFDASLALEFMGFAGDEAREGVAALREKRPPRF; encoded by the coding sequence ATGCAGACACCGCCGCCAGCGCCGGACTACGGCCGCTACACCACCTTGCACATCACCCGGCGCGGCGCGCAGGGCCATGTGCTCGATATCCAGATGAAGGCCCTCAACGGCAAGCTGCCGACCGCCGGGCACGACGGCCACCGCGAGCTGGCGGCCATCTGGCGCGACGTGGCCGACGACGACAGCGTGCGCTGCGCTGTGCTGCGCGGCGACGGCGCGGGCTTCTCGGGCGGTGGCGACCTGGCGATGGTGCAGGACATGACGCAGGACGACGCCGTGCGCCGGCGCATCTGGAAAGAGGCGCGCGAGCTGGTCTACCAGCTGATCAACTGCGACAAGCCCATCGTCTCGGCCATGCACGGGCCTGCGGTGGGCGCGGGCCTCGTCGCCGGCTTGCTGGCGGACATCTCCATCGCTGCGCGCAGCGCCAAGATCGTCGACGGCCACACGCGCCTGGGCGTGGCGGCGGGCGACCATGCCGCTATTGTGTGGCCGCTGCTGTGCGGCATGGCCAAGGCCAAGTACCACCTGTTGCTGTGCGAGCCGCTCAGCGGCGAAGAGGCCGAGCGCATCGGCCTGGTGTCGCTAGCCGTGCCGGACGAAGAGCTGCTGCCCCGCGCCTACGCGGTGGCCGACCGGCTGGCGGCCGGCGCGCAGACGGCCATCCGCTGGACCAAGTACGCGCTCAACAACTGGCTGCGCCAGGCCGGGCCCACTTTCGATGCCTCGCTGGCGCTGGAGTTCATGGGCTTTGCGGGCGACGAGGCGCGCGAAGGCGTGGCGGCGCTGCGCGAGAAGCGCCCGCCCCGGTTCTGA
- a CDS encoding PhaM family polyhydroxyalkanoate granule multifunctional regulatory protein: MSDTSPFGFGRFVPGFDFLQNLAKGSAAGMPSMSHWVAPTVSVEELEKRIEELKAVQFWLEQNSRALAATIQALEVQKMTLATLKGMNVAMGDLAGAFAGKGAEAFAPPPAAAPTDPRPAQPAQGHGDGTDEDADRIPPEDVDADAEGRATPGVVDPLQWWTALGTQFQQIAASALKDATAHPSALDATRDMAAQALKTATGMASQFAAQGAQGMQDMQDMQDATRRAAQAAGAAGSKPAAAPSKKKPARKAPNQGTASRRTAAAAPAAPRARKAGTPPPAPAAAARKAPARRSRPAGG; the protein is encoded by the coding sequence ATGAGCGACACCTCTCCCTTCGGTTTCGGGCGCTTCGTCCCCGGATTCGACTTCCTGCAGAACCTTGCCAAGGGCTCCGCCGCCGGCATGCCCTCGATGTCCCATTGGGTGGCGCCCACGGTCAGCGTGGAGGAGCTGGAAAAACGCATCGAGGAACTCAAGGCCGTGCAGTTCTGGCTGGAGCAGAACAGCCGCGCGCTTGCGGCGACCATCCAGGCGCTGGAAGTGCAGAAGATGACGCTGGCCACGCTCAAAGGCATGAACGTGGCCATGGGCGACCTGGCGGGAGCTTTCGCAGGCAAAGGTGCGGAGGCGTTTGCCCCTCCGCCCGCGGCGGCACCCACAGATCCTCGGCCAGCGCAGCCTGCGCAGGGCCACGGCGATGGCACCGATGAAGACGCCGACCGCATTCCGCCGGAGGACGTCGACGCTGACGCGGAAGGCCGCGCCACCCCCGGCGTCGTCGATCCCCTGCAGTGGTGGACCGCGCTGGGCACGCAGTTCCAGCAGATCGCCGCCAGCGCCCTCAAGGACGCTACGGCCCACCCGTCGGCGCTCGACGCCACGCGCGACATGGCCGCGCAGGCCCTCAAGACTGCGACCGGCATGGCCTCGCAGTTTGCCGCCCAGGGCGCTCAAGGCATGCAGGACATGCAGGACATGCAGGACGCCACCCGCCGCGCCGCGCAGGCCGCAGGAGCCGCTGGATCGAAGCCGGCCGCCGCCCCCAGCAAGAAGAAACCCGCGCGCAAGGCGCCCAACCAGGGCACCGCCAGCCGGCGTACGGCCGCTGCGGCGCCGGCCGCGCCCCGCGCCCGCAAGGCCGGCACCCCGCCCCCCGCGCCCGCTGCTGCTGCGCGCAAGGCACCTGCCCGCCGCAGCCGCCCCGCCGGCGGCTGA